A region from the Lolium perenne isolate Kyuss_39 chromosome 4, Kyuss_2.0, whole genome shotgun sequence genome encodes:
- the LOC139830083 gene encoding protein NODULATION SIGNALING PATHWAY 2-like, with protein sequence METMSYPCSPLLSFPTHEENSFFPWSPQVALHENATIQVDHSTDQQQDNEFLDTMDQDYVGGWHHQDASDVGVFLDCDERILGQESGNLAAIQEELMEENSLTDLLLTGAEAVEAGDSALASAVFSRLDGLLPGIPDNASASSFDRLADHFAQGLRSRISSASVRCSLPEPLPSDRMSAQQIIQELSPFAKFAHFTANQAILDATKGDTDVHVVDLNIGEGIQWPSFMSDLARHGGISFHLTVVTTDADYRGDIHHESARRLSEFAHSLNLPFQYSSFCIHSDEDLHAFSKSCKGPVIFSCDTTSMPYKSMSKLQALLPACVKILRPKLVVIVEEELVRIGKEASVCNASFVDFFFEALHHFTTVFESLGSCFGGGNQGVCMRLVEREMVGPRIQDFVGQYGSVTVEASTPGVLERYGACELSGCNVAQARMLVGLFNRGFGVVLEKGRLALCWKSRPLTSVSVWAPI encoded by the exons ATGGAGACCATGTCTTATCCTTGTtcccctcttctctcctttcccaCACATGAAGAGAATAGCTTTTTCCCATGGTCTCCTCAAGTAGCTCTCCATGAGAATGCCACCATCCAGGTTGATCATTCCACTGACCAGCAACAGGACAATGAGTTCTTGGATACTATGGACCAAGATTATGTTGGAGGTTGGCATCATCAAGATGCTTCTGATGTTGGTGTGTTCCTCGATTGTGATGAGAGGATTCTGGGCCAAGAGAGTGGCAACTTGGCGGCCATCCAAGAGGAGCTCATGGAGGAGAACAGTTTAACTGATCTCCTCCTCACCGGTGCAGAGGCGGTTGAGGCGGGAGATTCAGCACTTGCCTCGGCAGTGTTCTCAAGGCTTGATGGCCTTCTCCCTGGCATCCCTGACAATGCCTCTGCCAGCTCTTTTGACCGCCTGGCCGACCACTTTGCCCAAGGTCTGCGGTCCCGGATCTCCAGTGCAAGCGTCAGGTGCTCCCTGCCTGAGCCACTGCCATCTGATAGAATGTCAGCACAACAGATTATACAAGAGCTGTCGCCGTTCGCCAAGTTTGCACACTTCACTGCCAATCAGGCTATTCTGGACGCCACCAAGGGAGACACAGATGTGCACGTCGTCGACCTGAACATTGGTGAGGGCATCCAGTGGCCATCATTCATGTCAGATCTTGCCCGTCATGGTGGCATATCATTCCACCTCACGGTGGTCACAACAGATGCTGACTATAGAGGCGACATTCACCATGAATCTGCAAGGAGGCTCTCGGAGTTCGCGCACTCCTTGAACCTTCCCTTCCAGTACAGCTCTTTCTGTATACACAGTGATGAAGACCTGCATGCCTTCTCCAAGAGCTGTAAAGGCCCAGTAATATTCTCGTGTGACACAACAAGCATGCCTTACAAATCCATGAGCAAGTTACAGGCACTCCTACCTGCCTGTGTTAAAATATTACGGCCTAAGTTAGTGGTCATCGTAGAAGAGGAGCTGGTTAGAATTGGAAAGGAGGCCTCTGTATGTAACGCCTCCTTTGTCGACTTCTTTTTCGAGGCATTGCACCATTTCACCACGGTGTTTGAGTCACTGGGTAGCTGTTTCGGTGGTGGTAACCAGGGGGTGTGCATGAGACTCGTGGAGAGGGAGATGGTGGGGCCACGGATACAGGACTTCGTGGGGCAGTATGGGTCTGTGACGGTTGAGGCCAGTACTCCTGGGGTTTTGGAAAGGTACGGGGCTTGTGAGCTGAGTGGTTGTAATGTTGCTCAGGCAAGGATGCTGGTTGGGTTGTTCAATAGGGGATTTGGGGTTGTGCTCGAGAAGG GGAG